TTGGACtcactctctgtaatcttcaatgGAAGTCTCTGGGCCTATAATTCATCGTTTTTATTTCCCCTGAAATGCAATCGGTTTTGCTATGGCATAGTTCAGGGCCcattttcatgaacattccttaccTTTAAGGAATTCCCTAACTTATgaatagaaaagcattacagattaaGACTAAAAGAGATTAAGATGTAAATAATTAAGCCGTTTCCTTGTTAataacttctgtaatgttttcctatggaaGTGTTTAAGGTAAAGAATGTTGAAGAAACTGGTCCCTCAGGGGTAGATATGCCGACAAATGTCAAGCAGACTGGGATATCTTCCTTCACGTGTAatattttggctggtcaacccgaggcatGCCGACCAAAATCTTTCATGATGGTTACATAAGTGTAAGATACCATTGTCCACCAACCAGATCCATGTTAGATTAGTTATCACACATACTTTAACGAAATGGGGAACGTTATGttatttagaaacattttcatACGTCACAATATGTCAAAATTAATAACGTCGTCGACAATGGTTGCCGCATGTAATAATGACGTAACGTCATtttctagcgcgtgtgagctgtcttttccctaacCCTATAGAATCACTTAATTCTTTTATGATGatacaggagaatctcaacccggAGGATTTAACTTGTCAAACACGAGACTTTGTCTCTTTTTCACCTCAAATGGgcagattgattttttttcttacctCTTACCGCGTGCACCACTTTTTGGACGTCATTTTACTGTAGTCATGACATATAACTGTTATTGCGACGTCATAAAATTGTTATCGCGACGTCATAAAATTGTTGAAAAGCTGTAAAgatagcttgtctttaccctagggaGAGACAGAAAAATTTCACAACGAAAAAACCCTGTTAGGTATGGGAGAAACAATTGTCGTCATAGCGTActatattgatatttaagtaTGCAGCTAGTCAAACGACGCATTTTTATCATCCTGTGCAGTTTAGATATTTCATATTCGTCATTTCGTGACCAGAAATAATTAAACATTACCAATTATGACAATAtcaatgaaaaattgaaaacaaaagtgGCGGGCATTTATgtttaaacattgtttaatacatatttaaatatatttaataagtAATAATTACTAGTATTAAGACAATGTAAAGTTGTTGATCTAAAAACAACAATTCATATCACAGTTCTTACTATAATCACAATAATGACATCACAGCTAAATTAAATAGAAGTTGATTTACAATAAACTATCACAGAAGCACCATTATGTATTCATTGTTTACCCGGATTGGTTTGAAGTTCAGACTAATagtaaaatttacataaataataatGTACCAAAACGTACAAATTGATAGCCTATAAGTTATAGATGAACAAAAGGATACAAGACCGACCGACAGTAAAGTCTCATACTAATTACACACATGAAAGCtcacataaaaatcatataaacAGCAACAGGTACTTACCTGTTCACACCGATTGAACATCGAATAAAGTCAATGGGATAAATGAAACTATGACAAAGGCATAAATGTaaataagtaattatatataattagctaaTTAGTGAGTGGGAACAGGTGCGGTCGAAGTTACTGCGTAGAAAGACCCATaagaaaaagatgaaaaatatataaactactGTTGGAAATATATAACGACAGTTGGCCGCCAGTTTGCATTTGTGACAATGACAATAAAGGAAAATTTGAAAAGTCTAAGTTGAAAATGTCTTTATGTTcagtaaaccaacttatttttgttGTAACTTTATTTAGCGTTTCCATGACTACAACAGTTTTCTCGGCAATGGTTTTGTATTGTGGTTTCGGGTCACTTTGTTCTAATGTACTTGTATATACACTCAGTCATTTTTGTGGTGATTTATTTTCGCGGTTTCTGACCACCCGCAAAATACGCGAAATTTAATCGGACATGAAGATAAGATGGTtgatataaaattgatattaataacataaaatataatttcataagACTAAATAATAGGAACAGTATATTGAGTAAATTAATACGTACAACTAAATAAGTATAGCTGTTGTTACATATGCAGGATTTCTtcaattgtaaataaattcatGTCAATATTTAGAAAACAATGACATCTTTCTTGGATTGCGCACACAAAGAGGGATTTGATATTATCATAGCTATTCACAGGACATTCTATTATCATCAACatataacaaagaaaaaaaacgttTCATTGTAATAATATCCCCCGGATGCTATATTCATGATTTAACGGGACATAGCTATAATGTGACttattcacgtaccacgtgataacGTTTGTACGGAaatagtatctccagtggtgatgtcTTTGTAATTTTCTAGATGAAATTACGTTagcatcttttgacgtcattccatcaccatcatcaccattatcaccaccaccaccaccaccaccaccaccaccaccaccaccatcatcatcatcatcatcatcatcatcgccaACATCACcaaccatcatcatcattatcatcatcatataattACCATTATCATCGCCATCGCATATCACTATCATAATGATGGTTTACATAAATGATAAGGTAACAAGAGTACAAATTGACAGCCTATACGTTATAGACGAACAAAAGGCTACAAAGCCAAACGACAGTAAAGTCTAATCCTGactacatttttgtaaaaacatGAAAGCTCCCAAAAGTCATATAAACAGCTACAGGTAGTTACCTGTTCACACCGATTGAACATCGAATATCGAATAATAGCATTTTAAATGGGATAAACTAAACTAAGACAAAACAAAGGCAGttaattagtaattatatataattagttaaCCAGCGAGTGGGTATGTGTGCGGTCTAAGTTATTGCATAGAAAGACccataagaaaataaaatgaaaaacatatatacTACTGATGGAAATATATAACGACAGTTGGCCGCCAGTTTGCTTTTGTGACATTGACAATAAaggaaaatgagaaaattataaattaacaatgtctttctgttgttacagtaaatcGACTTATTCTTGCGGCGACTTTATTTCGCGTTTCCATGACTACCAAAATGTTTACGGTAATTCGattttgtattgttgttttgGGTCATTTTGTTCTTAAGTAGTAGATTTACTCCAGTCACTTGTGCGGTGAATAATTTTATTGGTATCTGACCACCCACGAAATACGCAAAATTCCATCGTACACGAAAATGAGTTGATTTCTCGCGGCTTTATTTGCGATAATCGGTAGAAAAGGTTTAAAATTCTTCGAGGATACAATCCATTCGCTTTTGTGCATTTTCTTTTTCGCGTTTTTGTATTTCCGGGAGCATATGGAGAAGGTTTTGGAGAATGCGAATGGCCTCATCATGTCTTCCCTCTTTTCTGTAACAGTCAACCAAACCGTACCCAGCTGTCAGCTCATGTTTCGAGAGAAAACGGGATGATACTTCACCTGAAAGTATACAAGGTGGGCTCTCACGTCTGAAGGCCCTTTCTGCCTCTTTGTAATCTCCAGCAACAAACTGGAACTGTCCAATACATGACCATATCCCACAAATCTTAGGATCATTGGAGACATATTCAGCACTCTCTAGTTTTTTTATAACAGCTTTTCCATTTTTGATGATTGCTGGTTTATCAATTTCACTTTTTCCTTCCATCTTCAGAACTTTAATGTACGCGCGTAAGATCTGTTTCAGACATGTTGCCTTGTGAATTTTATCTTCGCATGCTTTGGTGTTGGAAAtaccaaatttgaaaaagaatgaTTTGTCCTGAAAAAGTTCTTCGTACGTTTTCGCTGTTTCTTGCAAGTTTTCAGCTGTGGGAATACTCATCTCGGGTATACCTTCAATGACTAGTGCTAGAGTACCGCTTACTGTAGACAGCTTGGAGACCAAGGGGGTGCATTTTGGACATTTTCTTTGTAGGATCACTCCAAGTTCGTCGGCAAGAAAGAGGTAGTGACAGAATCTACGTTTCTCGTTGATATCAGCATACTTTCCAATGTAAAATATGCGCCGTCCATAGGTGTAAAATGAATAGGTAAGCATCTCCTGGATGAAAGACTCTGTCAGATTTTCGAAAGGAATTGCCTTCTTCATTTTGCAAAGGATGTCATACTGACGAATTGTCAGCGTTTTCCCTTCGTACTTCTCTAAGAAATCTGAGAGTAGTTTGACATCCCCTTGAGGTCTTATTTTCTGCAGAACAAAATGTCGGATAAATCTCTCCATTTCAGTGTTTTGAAGTTCTGGCAATGTTGCTAATTTAGCATCTATAGCTGCTGCTTTCGCCTTTGCGAATTCCCGATGTTCCACGTACGAGGTGCAAAGATGAAAAGATATTTCCTCCTCCACTTCGTTTTCTGTTGTTCCAATCACTTTATACCAATACTCCAAGGACATGTCAGAGTGGTGCCTTTCTTGTTCTAATAATCCTTCAAAATTGCTCGTATACGCAACCAAATCATTGACAAAAGCTATAAGTACATATGCTTCGATGTCATCTTTAAATAGTCTCATAGCATGCAGCAGGACCGATTTAGCTTGAGGAAGAATAGACACCATGAGGTAATAATCGTCCTGGTGTCTATTCTCCTTGTCCAAGATCAATGCAAATGTCCAAAGCAACCTCTTTAGTAGTCTTTTCTTGCTTTCCTCTTCTGTGAAAGCGGCCAGAGTGAGAGATACTGCTGAATGCATATTTAATGTTCTTCTATCGTCGATTCCCTGGACAGTTCCGAACGAAAACTTCTGCACAGCTTGGACTAACGAGTCGGTGCTAAATGAACAACATACTGCATCGTTCTGCATTTCGTTTTCGCTATCCACAACGTCACATTCAGGCGACGGAGATAACAGTTCGAACATTACTGTTGGAATGTTTTCACATTCTAGAAACTGGGTCATCTTAAACATTTCGATCGCATCTTCATCAAGATCTGTCTCCATGATTGTAATAAACGCGTTAAGATTGCTAAATAGACCTCGATTGTCATCATCATGCTGTTTAAGCTTACCATCAAGTCTTTTCAGTGTCTTTGCGTTTAAAAGCTTTAAAAAGGCTTTGCCACTTTTAGAGCAGTTTCTCATATATGCTTTCGCACAGCCGAGTcctaagggcagataactcataCGTTTAGCTAGCTGCTTAAGagcttctgtttcttcttcaGATATTTTACATGATTTTCCCTCGCTTAAGAACGATACAGATTCCTCTTCAGTGAACCCTGTTACTGCAATGCTGTTCACTTTTATAGGAACAGTCAATAGATTGTCTATGGTGGTGATGATTAGCTTTATGTTCCCTCTTTGTCCTTTCTTAGGTATTAATTTCTGAATAAGTTCTACCACTATTTTCTGGCAAGATTCATTGACATCGTCGAAGATTATCAGATGTGGTGCGTCTGCCGTTCTCTCGAGCAGCGCGTATGCAATCAATTCTCCAAGCTTGTTGATTGGATTTTCTCTGTCTTTAGTTTTTCCTTCAAGGATTCTAAGTTCGTTAGAAAGCTTTGTCATAGACATTTGTAGCAAAGCTGGGTCCTTTGAGGGCATCATCCAAACTGTTGAGGCTGGGTGGTTGCTATGGAATTTGTATCCAAACTGTAAGGCCATTTGAGTCTTTCCAGAACCTGACGTACCTGAGCAAATTACAAAAAAACGAGATGATTGACAATCTGCCTTTCTTGGCGATCGTCATTAATGACCAAATTGATAACGTAGGTTCACATCAAAAAAGTctaaaaatgtattgaaaatgaaaaactgcAAAGACTTATTTAGATTAGAAAATTTTAAAGACAGTTTTAGattgaaacaaatgaaaatCTTAATGACATTGAAAAAATTGAAAGACTGATGTACACTGAAAAATGGTGAGattaatttacattgaaaaacacTGAAAGCAAATTTACTTTTCCGATAATTTAATATGTGTTCCATTCTAATTATCAAcacattttttcatttgtttacctTTTCCGTGTTATCAATTATAACACTTTTA
The Argopecten irradians isolate NY chromosome 9, Ai_NY, whole genome shotgun sequence DNA segment above includes these coding regions:
- the LOC138331531 gene encoding uncharacterized protein isoform X1, with translation MMSTDPFMTFLLKEICQNLTSENVDGMAFCIRGKVPTQHLEKAKTGIELCRVAMDSNLLSDTNTGVLEEMLEAIRRYDLLEKVKKYKTNTTDSSPKISAPCNIEEGMLRRTYMETKTSQELKDAMETEDGVILSGTSGSGKTQMALQFGYKFHSNHPASTVWMMPSKDPALLQMSMTKLSNELRILEGKTKDRENPINKLGELIAYALLERTADAPHLIIFDDVNESCQKIVVELIQKLIPKKGQRGNIKLIITTIDNLLTVPIKVNSIAVTGFTEEESVSFLSEGKSCKISEEETEALKQLAKRMSYLPLGLGCAKAYMRNCSKSGKAFLKLLNAKTLKRLDGKLKQHDDDNRGLFSNLNAFITIMETDLDEDAIEMFKMTQFLECENIPTVMFELLSPSPECDVVDSENEMQNDAVCCSFSTDSLVQAVQKFSFGTVQGIDDRRTLNMHSAVSLTLAAFTEEESKKRLLKRLLWTFALILDKENRHQDDYYLMVSILPQAKSVLLHAMRLFKDDIEAYVLIAFVNDLVAYTSNFEGLLEQERHHSDMSLEYWYKVIGTTENEVEEEISFHLCTSYVEHREFAKAKAAAIDAKLATLPELQNTEMERFIRHFVLQKIRPQGDVKLLSDFLEKYEGKTLTIRQYDILCKMKKAIPFENLTESFIQEMLTYSFYTYGRRIFYIGKYADINEKRRFCHYLFLADELGVILQRKCPKCTPLVSKLSTVSGTLALVIEGIPEMSIPTAENLQETAKTYEELFQDKSFFFKFGISNTKACEDKIHKATCLKQILRAYIKVLKMEGKSEIDKPAIIKNGKAVIKKLESAEYVSNDPKICGIWSCIGQFQFVAGDYKEAERAFRRESPPCILSGEVSSRFLSKHELTAGYGLVDCYRKEGRHDEAIRILQNLLHMLPEIQKREKENAQKRMDCILEEF
- the LOC138331531 gene encoding uncharacterized protein isoform X2, which encodes MLRRTYMETKTSQELKDAMETEDGVILSGTSGSGKTQMALQFGYKFHSNHPASTVWMMPSKDPALLQMSMTKLSNELRILEGKTKDRENPINKLGELIAYALLERTADAPHLIIFDDVNESCQKIVVELIQKLIPKKGQRGNIKLIITTIDNLLTVPIKVNSIAVTGFTEEESVSFLSEGKSCKISEEETEALKQLAKRMSYLPLGLGCAKAYMRNCSKSGKAFLKLLNAKTLKRLDGKLKQHDDDNRGLFSNLNAFITIMETDLDEDAIEMFKMTQFLECENIPTVMFELLSPSPECDVVDSENEMQNDAVCCSFSTDSLVQAVQKFSFGTVQGIDDRRTLNMHSAVSLTLAAFTEEESKKRLLKRLLWTFALILDKENRHQDDYYLMVSILPQAKSVLLHAMRLFKDDIEAYVLIAFVNDLVAYTSNFEGLLEQERHHSDMSLEYWYKVIGTTENEVEEEISFHLCTSYVEHREFAKAKAAAIDAKLATLPELQNTEMERFIRHFVLQKIRPQGDVKLLSDFLEKYEGKTLTIRQYDILCKMKKAIPFENLTESFIQEMLTYSFYTYGRRIFYIGKYADINEKRRFCHYLFLADELGVILQRKCPKCTPLVSKLSTVSGTLALVIEGIPEMSIPTAENLQETAKTYEELFQDKSFFFKFGISNTKACEDKIHKATCLKQILRAYIKVLKMEGKSEIDKPAIIKNGKAVIKKLESAEYVSNDPKICGIWSCIGQFQFVAGDYKEAERAFRRESPPCILSGEVSSRFLSKHELTAGYGLVDCYRKEGRHDEAIRILQNLLHMLPEIQKREKENAQKRMDCILEEF